The following coding sequences are from one Cervus canadensis isolate Bull #8, Minnesota chromosome 4, ASM1932006v1, whole genome shotgun sequence window:
- the LOC122440871 gene encoding olfactory receptor 2W3-like has product MDGTNESTQGNFILLGFSDQPHIERILFVVILIAYLLTLVGNTTIILVSRLDPHLHTPMYFFLTHLSFLDLSFTTSSIPQLLYNLSGCDKTISYTGCAIQLFLFLGLGGVECLLLAVMAYDRFVAVCKPLHYMVIMNPQLCLGLVSLAWGCGVANSLIMSPMTLWLPRCGYQKVDHFLCEMPALIRMACVNTAAVEGIAFILAIGVVLSPLVFILVSYGYIVRAVLSIQSSSGRHKAFNTCGSHLTVVSLFYGNIIYMYMQPGASSSKDQGKFLTLFYNIVTPLLNPLIYTLRNKEVKGALRRLILVNLSVRKKL; this is encoded by the coding sequence ATGGATGGAACCAATGAAAGCACCCAGGGAAATTTCATCCTTTTGGGGTTTTCTGATCAGCCCCATATAGAGAGAATCCTCTTTGTGGTTATCTTGATCGCATATCTCCTGACCCTCGTGGGCAACACCACCATCATCCTGGTGTCTCGGCTGGACCCTCACCTCCACactcccatgtacttcttcctcaccCATCTCTCTTTCCTGGACCTTAGTTTCACCACCAGCTCCATCCCTCAGCTTCTGTATAACCTGAGTGGATGTGACAAGACCATCAGCTACACAGGCTGTGCCATCCAGCTCTTCCTCTTCCTGGGTCTGGGTGGTGTGGAATGTCTACTCCTGGCAGTCATGGCGTATGACCGGTTTGTTGCAGTCTGCAAGCCCCTGCATTACATGGTGATCATGAATCCACAGTTATGCTTGGGCTTAGTATCCCTTGCCTGGGGCTGTGGGGTGGCCAACTCTTTGATCATGTCTCCAATGACCCTGTGGTTGCCCCGCTGTGGGTACCAGAAGGTAGACCACTTCCTGTGTGAGATGCCTGCCCTAATTCGGATGGCCTGTGTCAATACAGCTGCCGTTGAAGGCATTGCCTTTATTCTTGCCATAGGCGTTGTGCTGTCACCCTTGGTGTTTATCCTGGTCTCCTACGGCTACATCGTCAGGGCTGTACTAAGTATTCAGTCATCCTCCGGGAGGCACAAGGCCTTCAACACCTGTGGCTCCCATCTCACAGTGGTCTCACTTTTCTATGGAAACATCATTTACATGTACATGCAACCAGGAGCCAGCTCCTCCAAGGACCAAGGCAAGTTCCTCACCCTCTTCTACAACATTGTCACCCCACTCCTGAACCCTCTGATCTACACCCTCAGAAACAAAGAGGTGAAGGGGGCATTGAGAAGATTGATTTTGGTAAATCTAAGtgtaagaaagaaattataa
- the LOC122440869 gene encoding olfactory receptor 2T27-like, giving the protein MEIWNNRTTGADFVLLGLFHCILVPKLLFTFIFLVFLVALTVNIMMVILIWLNSHLHSPMYFLLSQLSLMDLLYISTFVPKIAIDFLSGRNNISYTNCGIQLFLFMTLVGAECLLLAVMAYDRYVAICHPLHYSILMRPTVCIFMVAGTWLGALINAFIHVVYVLNLPYCGSREIHHFFCEIPALLKLVCADTSLYEKGLFVSGIIFLLFPISAIMASYGQILSTVLRLGLNMGMRKTLSTCSSHMIVVILFYGTAIIKYFLPKAYHTAEQDKVVSIFYTILTPLLNPLIYSLRNKEMSGALRKVLRRKITK; this is encoded by the coding sequence ATGGAGATATGGAACAACAGGACCACTGGAGCTGACTTTGTTCTCCTGGGGCTATTTCACTGCATCCTGGTCCCCAAGCtactttttactttcatctttCTAGTTTTTCTTGTGGCCCTTACTGTCAATATTATGATGGTGATACTCATTTGGTTGAACTCTCATCTCCATTCTCCTATGTACTTTCTTCTCAGTCAACTTTCCTTGATGGACCTCTTGTATATCTCTACTTTTGTTCCCAAAATAGCCATTGACTTTTTGTCTGGACGAAACAACATTTCCTATACTAACTGTGGAATCCAGCTCTTCCTCTTCATGACTCTGGTGGGAGCAGAGTGCCTTCTCCTGGCAGTCATGGCTTACGACCGCTACGTGGCTATATGCCATCCCCTTCACTACTCAATTCTCATGCGCCCTACAGTTTGCATTTTCATGGTGGCTGGCACTTGGCTGGGTGCACTTATCAATGCCTTCATCCATGTTGTCTATGTTCTGAATCTTCCTTATTGTGGCTCCAGAGAAATCCATCATTTCTTTTGTGAGATCCCAGCTCTCCTAAAACTTGTTTGTGCTGACACTTCTCTTTATGAAAAGGGTCTTTTTGTCAGTGGTAttatatttctcctctttccaATATCTGCCATCATGGCCTCATATGGGCAGATTCTCTCCACTGTTTTAAGATTAGGATTAAACATGGGGATGAGGAAGACTTTGTCAACTTGTTCTTCCCATATGATTGTGGTGATTCTCTTCTATGGAACTGCCatcatcaaatattttctccccaaagCCTATCACACTGCTGAGCAGGACAAAGTGGTCTCTATCTTCTACACCATCCTCACGCCCTTGCTCAATCCCCTCATCTACAGtctgagaaacaaagaaatgtCTGGAGCCCTCAGGAAAGtactgagaagaaaaataaccaaataa